One window from the genome of Cricetulus griseus strain 17A/GY chromosome 2, alternate assembly CriGri-PICRH-1.0, whole genome shotgun sequence encodes:
- the Dio1 gene encoding type I iodothyronine deiodinase, with protein MGLSWLGLWLKRLGIFLQVAVEVAVGKVFMMLFPERAKQNILAMGQKTGMARNPLFSPDNWVPTFFSIQYFWFVLKVRWQRLEDRAEYGGLAPNCTVVRLSGQKCNIWDFIQGNRPLVLNFGSCTUPSFLFKFDQFKRLVDDFASTADFLVIYIEEAHATDGWAFKNNVDIRQHRSLQDRLQAAHLLLARNPQCPVVVDTMQNQSSQLYAALPERLYVIQEGRICYKGKPGPWNYNPEEVRAVLEKLCTSPGHMPQL; from the exons ATGGGGCTGTCCTGGCTTGGGCTATGGCTGAAGCGGCTAGGGATATTCTTGCAAGTAGCTGTGGAGGTGGCTGTGGGCAAGGTGTTTATGATGCTGTTCCCAGAGAGAGCCAAGCAGAACATCCTGGCCATGGGCCAAAAGACCGGCATGGCCAGGAACCCCCTATTCTCCCCCGACAACTGGGTCCCGACCTTCTTCAGCATCCAGTACTTCTGGTTCGTCCTGAAGGTCCGGTGGCAGAGATTGGAGGACAGGGCTGAGTATGGGGGCCTGGCCCCCAACTGCACGGTGGTCCGCCTCTCAGGACAGAAGTGCAACATCTGGGATTTCATTCAAG GAAACAGGCCACTGGTGTTGAATTTTGGCAGCTGTACCTgaccttcatttcttttcaaattcgACCAATTCAAGAGACTTGTAGACGACTTTGCCTCCACAGCAGATTTCCTCGTTATTTACATTGAAGAAGCTCATGCGACAG ATGGCTGGGCTTTTAAGAACAACGTGGACATCAGGCAGCACCGGAGCCTCCAGGACCGCCTGCAGGCAGCACACCTGCTGCTGGCCAGGAATCCCCAGTGCCCTGTGGTGGTAGACACAATGCAGAACCAGAGCAGCCAGCTCTACGCAGCTCTGCCTGAGAGGCTCTACGTGATACAGGAGGGCAGGATCTGCTACAAG GGTAAACCTGGACCTTGGAACTACAACCCAGAAGAGGTCCGCGCTGTCCTGGAAAAGCTTTGTACTTCACCTGGGCACATGCCTCAGCTCTAG